From the genome of Ciona intestinalis chromosome 4, KH, whole genome shotgun sequence:
TGTGTATTATTGACcattaaatgtaatataaccttcatttaacacataaattGCCATTTACTACCACAGGTCTCAGACCATGAAATCTTGTCTGGTTCTATCGATGGTAAAATCCGTCGCTATGATCTTAGAATAGGCTCCATGCATTCAGATAACATTGGGTCTGCCATAACTAGCACATGTTTCACTAAAGATGGGCAGTGTACACTTACTTCAACACATGATAACACTATCAGATTGCTTGATGTTGCAACTGGTGAAATGTTAGGTAAGTTTTGGTGCTGTTCTTTGTGTCcctttaattcattttttaatttttgttttttaattttttttttgtttttttaaatatgatatttaattttgttttcaatacaAGATGGCGTTATTTGTAATCGTAAAGTACTTAAGATCtgaaaaatacagtttaaatcattttcatattcttaaatgtttgtttaacaacAGGAGAATACATGGGACACAAGAACGCTAAATACATGATCGAATGTGCGTTAAACCGTAAAGACGATCACGTGATCAGCGGCTCCGAAGACGGTCACATCTACATGTGGGACTTAGTGGAAGCAAGTGTAACGAAAAAACTTTTAGTAAAACGAAACAAAGTCATTCATTCGCTAAGCATGCACCCCGAGAAAGACGTTATGTTGGTAGCGTGCGAAAATAAGATTTATATGTTCGCTGACGACTTTTACGAGCTGCCGGACAATATTGCGTGATGAGCGTGGTCGTTACGCAGTTGGTTATATTTGCGAGAGTTCTGAATGGCATTCGAATCGTTTTTCGTGGGAGAAAATCAGTCGAACTGTGTCCTATAAGCATTACATACCTGTTTAATGTCTATGCCGCTATTTCTgcattacaaataaattacaaaaattgcCTCGATTTTTATATAGAGGACAGCAGCAACACAACAGCAAATAAATATCttacaataaaaacagcacaacgtaaataaatattaatattgtacATTCGGGATCGTTTTAACTAAACGATGAAAAAGCTGTGGACATTAATAAATATCCTAACAAGGGTTTCCGCACAACGCAACACCAACGCGAAAAGCAAATGTGCGGTTTGACATTCCAGGTTTCCAACTGAAGATTCGATTCATGTATCGAGTTAATGGCAACAGATTGCGCAGGTCCTTATTGCTTTCAGTTTCTCCAAAATTGACGACGAATGTCTGTAAATTTTAATCGGTAATAAAACTTATTCCAGTAAAATGCACAACTTTCAAGGGGTATACGTTTTGCTGCGTATTacaaataatgaatgaatgaatgaatgaatgaatgaatgaatgaatgaatgaatgaatgaatgaatgaatgaatgaatgtaataacAATACACTTTATCCTATCTCTGTTTTGCTATAACATGAAatttacctacaaagttaattatagtagggtgggggaagatgggacaccgttgcAATCTATTTTCGTTctccaatttgatagtaacacaaacattcaacaattttttataaaactttatcttcacggctcccacagatcgttgttaattgtttaaaacacgatcaggatatttggttattatatgtgaaagatgtcccatcttcccccaccctactatacgtatTAAGTCCTAAGTGGACACAAgatgtgtaaaacagaacactcgtgttataacgaccgctGTTTCCCTTAACACGCGAATGTTAAAAGTGACATTTATTTGTTGGTCATTTCTTACCTTAATACCACTCCTTCTTAATTCATATGCGGCTGATGTCATACCACCAGCTGAGTTGTTTTGATCAGTCACCAGAACAATAATGTTTTCTGCATTCTTTCTATTCCCGTTTCGTGTAGAAAACATAGATCGCTTTACGTATCGTAATACCTCCGCTATGCTAGATGCTCCGTTCGCTAAAATGACAGAAATTTActaaaagttaatataaagttcataaacacaaataaacacctgtgttattaaaAGCTTGGCTTCGAATTGCAAGTGATAACGAAGCTCGTTCGGAGAAGTCGTTCAAATGCATTGCTGTGGACTCGAACGGGTGTCCGATGTCTCCAACGAAGCCAACTCGGGCGAAATCTTTTCCCATTTTGAATAAACTAATACAGATAGATGTTATCAAACTGAATATACACCAAGGATCTATTAAAAATACGTACGACTGTATAGTTGCAATCACATCGAGACCAGTCTTCCAGTTTCCAGGGTCCGAAGCGTGTAAAACGAAAACAACATCGATGTTACCATTTGGTGGACACGGTCCTGtagagtttacaaaaaaaacataacactcTAAATCCGGTATTCTTGGTTACGCTAACAGCTATGCCACAGCGCCagacaattaaaaacaattcttaCTTGCACAGCAAGATTTAATTCCCTCCCAAGTCCCGCTTTCAGTACATGTTCGAACGTCTGCTTCATTTGGAGACACGTAATAATCAAGCCCACATACGGTTCTGCAAACCGACCCGACCTTGTTTTCGTTGGTACAAACTAAATCTCCGTATTCAGGTTTCTTCAACACTGGGCATCTCGGTTCTGGTTAATAAATAGCGATATTCATTTGATTCAGTTTGTAATGTGGGTTATCTTATGCACCCTACCCGGTATGCAGCTGAGAGGTCCTCTATTGCAGCCATCGGACGTACAGCAGCATCGACAAACAGCAGAGTGCTGATCGCCATTACATTGCGGGTGTCGAGGCATCTATATTTAAGGcgtatgttttataattgatTAACGTATTGATATACACAGGGGTACAATGTACGCTATAAACTGAGACTCACCTTGAATCCAGGCATAGGAAATCCATtctgtaaatacaaaatgttttacattctATTCACAACATAATGGTTCATTGCCTACCTGAGCTTGATCATTAAAACAAGCCAACTTTTGCTTGCAATGTCGAGAAACCGTGAACATATTATCCGGGGTGCCAATTCTTCGCGCAACAGTTTGACAAGATTGCTAAAAGTTAttgaaatactttttgttacaAGAAGTAACTACTTAATGTTAGAATAATTTCGCATAACATTCTTACTTCATTGAATCTGCAGGTTTTCAGTACAGCGTTTTTGTCGCAGGCCTCCATATTTGGTTCATTTTCACAAGTCCAGCATTTTAAACCTATTAAATGACAGATATATATAGGTGCGACTTAACTTGAACAGTTGTCTATTCTTACCTAACACAGGTGATTGTATCAAATCTAGCAATAGAATCAAAGCGATCATCTTGTTTGACAtcgtgtttataaaacaatgttttgacTGAAAGTAGAAGCGACAACAATTTTAACCATCAATAAAATTGAACTGTTTAAAACCGTACCTTATATTGGCCAGGTAAATTCCCGGGGCAAGGTAACAGGTACAATCAACCCAATTTTGCCACCATAAAATCATTAAGTGATTTATCACGTCTTTTTAAAAGAGGGTGTAAATGCTAATTGGGTATGTCACCTCCAGTAATTGCTATTTAAACCTGAACTGACAACGCAATGAGTGATTTACACAAAATCGGACAGCTTCTTTAACAAGCATATTATGAGACATGCTAACCTTTAGGGCTGTCCTGTTACAATGTTGACAAGGTCGACGTATTTCCGATAGAGCAGTGATGGGTGAGGAAATATAATTCGTCAAAGTTTATTGTTCGTAACAAGTTGCATATGTGATTATATAAGTATGTATATGTGATTCAATACACAGCAATTGGTAATAACTAAAGGATTGTCCTTTTCAGTTCACTGGACTTTATAACACAATTAGGCTGTTACTTAAGACatgacaaataaaaatgtacaaacaCATGTAACACATAGGGTATAGAAAATGATAGGTCAAGAAAATGCATTGTCAGGTTTTAATAAGTGCTCATACTAAAATAGGCTAAAATATGGACGTTTGTTGGGTATTGTATTGCTTGTGTCTTTTGGTTTAATTGTGTGTATTATACTGGCTATAAAACTATGTTGTATGCATGgaacataaaatgtaaaacattaaGAAAAATCAAGGTCATTAAAATGCACAAATTAAATAGGAAATGAAACTTTTACAATTTAACTGCAGGTTTGCCTTATGGAGTCAACAaccctgaaataaaaaagtttgcttAAAAGATATGTAATTATAAGAAACACTATGTATGATCaactatatgttatgtttatagtTAGTAGTtactatacagtagggtgggggaagatgggacacattttcattctactttctcgtccaatttggtagtaaacaaagaactttcaaaaaattataaaaccatatcctcctgactctcatagaccaaTAACTCAAAATCAGGATATCAggatatgtgctaaaggtgtcccatcctccccccgggtactatatatatatatgtctaaAAGCCTAGATGCAAGTATAGTGTTCATTAATAGCTGTGTAGTGTTCTATATATACTTGATTgttgcacaaaatatatataaataactcaCTTGCTTGTTGGTATACCATTATCACATAGATTTCCAAACACAAAGAGTTGTCTGTACCCGTATTCATACTGTGGATAATAAACATAAGAACGTTACATTAaagattattataaaatatttttgtttataaaattttgttcttgttttaaaatgtataaattggTATAAGttgttgaaacaaaattttttctttagtatttgtTTCGTTTAGTTGTAGTGTAATGATTTACTACATTGTGCCAActgcaaatatatttcactATAGCatttataatgttgttttaataatcatATAAGCATGATGCAATAATTTGTCATTCCATGAAGTTAACGTGTCAGAAAACGTGTGGGACTTACGTCATCCAATTCATAACACATTGAGTCAAATGCCTTGACAGCTTCAGTGTAACACTCAAGATTAATTAAAGCTGGCATTGTGGATGTTACAAGACTGTTTTCATCATTTTCATTTGAAGCGACATTAGCAATTGTACGTGTTGTCCATTCAATACGTCGGCGTGTctgaaaaataagttttttaggTGTTTCCTTTTTAGCAATGAaactatttctttatttttaagctctataaaaatggcaacactgtttgaaaatttaaatatacctACATGTACACAAGTAATTTTCTTTTagtcaaaatttattttcataacAAAGAGAACTTAATGTTCTCAGTATTTCACCAACACTAATACACCATTGCTGATGTTTACTAagaatacaaacataaacatgcaaaaccaaaacaaacaactaaaattcttatattttaaattacttcaAATTCCTTGGCGAGTAGTAACTGCAGATGTTGGCGAGATTCAGGGTTTTTTGCAGCTGCAATTTTTCGCTTTAAAATATGGATTGGTACGTCTGGTGATGGGACGTCATCATACTGTCGATGTATTATGATAATCAGTAGATTCAATACAACTGTATGTGATTCAGGGAGTTTTGGCCAAGTATACTTCAGAACATGACCATGTGATTTTGGTAAGAGTCACGAGTGAGACTGTAATTGTCTTGTGATAAGTCAAAATGTGATTGATACAAAACGTAGGATAAACAACTATGAATACCAAAGCCCAAATTATACAATATGAAAGTAAATATACACAGGCCattatactatataaaaaatatacacaatcTCACAGACCAAAAGCTTTGTATATGAATTATAGAAGACTTACTATTGGGCGAAGCTTCATTGGCTTAACTTTGCTCTGTCTTTCACCTTGGAAGATACCGACTACTTCATGACTCATGCTCTGTAATGAAGTAACCATATAAACTACATGGAGGGCAACACAAAGGTTTAACTTACCAGGTTTCCATATTGCATCACATGACTTTGGTTCGTGTGCTTTTTCGCTACTTTGAATTGTTTGTGTAAAGTTTCTTGATCTAAATTctcctaaaaaaaataaaaaactgtaatGTTATAGTTGGAAAGAAATACTGTTTAACCAGAAGTACAAATCCACGTTTTTTATTGccatttacaatttttttcccctacaatatattttctacaaaaataaaaaaaatattcttattgAAATACAATAGTTAAAAACAGATACCATttaatcagaaataaaaaatatacattttataaaaaaaggatttatCAAATTCAGCCAACTTAAATCTTATTTTCTTATCGAACCTGGTCGGAATCTTCCAGccatgaaacagaatacctatCACCGAGGTAGGTCCCTCTCTTTTCATCAAAATAGCAAGCGTAGGATGATTCCTCTGAGTTAGCAGCAGTAGTTGCATAAACATTCATGCTGTCACTCAAAGTTTTTTCGAACATTGAACCACTCTCGCATGCTTCGAGATAAAACACCAACTGCAATTAAGGATTACACTTTGATTAGTGGATCAGGGCataattgttaatatattatattggaCTTCAGTGGGAAAGGGCATTCTAATGGGAATTGCATACACATCATAAAAGGGCAAAGtaggcaaattttaaaaatgcacaGTGGGCGAGTTTATATGTTAGGTTAGCTATTAAAGTACAACATTTTTACTGTGGGCTTACATAATATAATGGTTTACTAAACAAGAATCAATTGTGCAATCATACATACAATGTATTACCTGGGCAAAGAACTTCTTGTTGTACATTGTGTTAATTGCATTATTCAAATCTTTCTTCATTagctgcaaaaaaacaactgtaaaAAGTCTTACCATTACACAAGTTTCAAAGTTAACGTTAAACAGCAGTCTTACCTCTCCAGTTGGAAAGGCAATAAGACCAGGTGCTCCATGGTCAGCGAAATACACAAAGACATGATCATGGGGTCCACTTTCCAATGCTCTACCACTGCCTATACCATGAAGACCTTCTTTATCTCCTGTCAGCACTTTTAGGAAGTTGGAAGGTGTTACATCCtagaaaacaaatgtttttagttataaatgtgtgttttaggatagttgttttgtttgtacctTCCCAGTGTAATCCTTTAGAACACACTTGTACACATCTGGCCCGTCAGGGTGATTGATAATAATGCCTTGGGTTGGGTTCCTGCAAcaatgcatttattttataaaaccaaattcgGTTAGGGGCATAAAAGATTTTCTAGTCAGTTTCTATACAAACATTATAACTTTATGTATGATATGATGAATAttctggtttaaaaactaaaaccaacTTCCAAGATGcagaatttaaaaagaatGTTTGTTACCTAACAAGTACCAGTAATTAGAATGTtaatatgaaatttatttacctttattttagctttaatttatacaaatattaacagttttttacttaaaataa
Proteins encoded in this window:
- the LOC100182585 gene encoding legumain-like isoform X1, which translates into the protein MKLLYIVGLIVIADFAASSPSDFAQQFNKVYQPVDEPAFKGKIWAVLVAGSSGYYNYRHQADVCHAYQVVHSHGIPDEQIIVMMYDDIANNEQNPTQGIIINHPDGPDVYKCVLKDYTGKDVTPSNFLKVLTGDKEGLHGIGSGRALESGPHDHVFVYFADHGAPGLIAFPTGELMKKDLNNAINTMYNKKFFAQLVFYLEACESGSMFEKTLSDSMNVYATTAANSEESSYACYFDEKRGTYLGDRYSVSWLEDSDQENLDQETLHKQFKVAKKHTNQSHVMQYGNLSMSHEVVGIFQGERQSKVKPMKLRPIYDDVPSPDVPIHILKRKIAAAKNPESRQHLQLLLAKEFETRRRIEWTTRTIANVASNENDENSLVTSTMPALINLECYTEAVKAFDSMCYELDDYEYGYRQLFVFGNLCDNGIPTSKVVDSIRQTCS
- the LOC100184956 gene encoding uncharacterized protein LOC100184956, whose translation is MSNKMIALILLLDLIQSPVLGLKCWTCENEPNMEACDKNAVLKTCRFNEQSCQTVARRIGTPDNMFTVSRHCKQKLACFNDQAQNGFPMPGFKMPRHPQCNGDQHSAVCRCCCTSDGCNRGPLSCIPEPRCPVLKKPEYGDLVCTNENKVGSVCRTVCGLDYYVSPNEADVRTCTESGTWEGIKSCCARPCPPNGNIDVVFVLHASDPGNWKTGLDVIATIQSLFKMGKDFARVGFVGDIGHPFESTAMHLNDFSERASLSLAIRSQAFNNTANGASSIAEVLRYVKRSMFSTRNGNRKNAENIIVLVTDQNNSAGGMTSAAYELRRSGIKTFVVNFGETESNKDLRNLLPLTRYMNRIFSWKPGMSNRTFAFRVGVALCGNPC
- the LOC100182585 gene encoding legumain-like isoform X2, whose protein sequence is MMYDDIANNEQNPTQGIIINHPDGPDVYKCVLKDYTGKDVTPSNFLKVLTGDKEGLHGIGSGRALESGPHDHVFVYFADHGAPGLIAFPTGELMKKDLNNAINTMYNKKFFAQLVFYLEACESGSMFEKTLSDSMNVYATTAANSEESSYACYFDEKRGTYLGDRYSVSWLEDSDQENLDQETLHKQFKVAKKHTNQSHVMQYGNLSMSHEVVGIFQGERQSKVKPMKLRPIYDDVPSPDVPIHILKRKIAAAKNPESRQHLQLLLAKEFETRRRIEWTTRTIANVASNENDENSLVTSTMPALINLECYTEAVKAFDSMCYELDDYEYGYRQLFVFGNLCDNGIPTSKVVDSIRQTCS